One stretch of Macrobrachium nipponense isolate FS-2020 chromosome 16, ASM1510439v2, whole genome shotgun sequence DNA includes these proteins:
- the LOC135195717 gene encoding SH2 domain-containing protein 3C-like isoform X4 yields the protein MSWMPRPHLDCRTWLTALDLPAYIPCFAKFGGVEDVLYYDEAAVKELGIRHQGHRAKIMSSLAILREKYEKNHKLKGVDPNPRLSLVEERRQQRPLPPDPITHPDVILRAGAGANRRNARKREAAILSPNTIGKMSFELDADTGEVNAEVGELKKLLEWELSLDAGDLRSHAWYHGTIPRVRAEEVVVKEGEFLIRDCISQPGDYVLTCHWSAQTLHFVIQKTVVQPNTVYERIQYQLEDDAYDTIPDLVRAYVGGKRPITISSGARISTPVNRTAPLSFYASKYALQTAHTFSHGTLTRPINRSSEPTPRITGGTLRHQHSYSGPIGVGCTIVRSPAHSPPRMRRDTAPILPIKTRNNSTSRPSDEISEGGTGALRDEERSCSNDGVIGPRPVVEQNKFTSQSLPRKMTTKSFSVATEHFANMPSDPNVSLRVDLTPTDKVIDDEVVPQAPPPKPSRVPSFKVKPKKLPQANIPPSAISERIYAEIEETEEDDKKECKKQCVEDLVTPTESGDLENNGKSFDSGTLTADTASNPRHSRLSEMYQPSGSDSGNGSGDSVQTSASDTRNRDSQASFGDTGSVHLEEDSVVDEEPVLFTMPEMNATTAFDLENFSTLLLSSIENKPLDGTALNGVKNTLLESGSRVLAAHLTRADLELLNGTGECDLGLGVTSGIELVTLPHGAQLRTDLIERTECLKLLVAVTILMSPDLNERAEIIHRWIQMAIDTKTAMGNLYGFTGLMLGLCMPEIQRLTNTWHTVRQKYTDSAFNFESKLRSTLKAMNECTNPQAPNTTIPHLLPFMLLCERNLDDIYSMHKHASSILQWESTAADYGLQMLFTHLQEARAITQNLPLYRRNADHILSDSNILDDLTLDMFRSEFHLKFLWGSKGATVDSEERHAKFQRVISTLSERCEPPPGVS from the exons ACCACAAACTCAAGGGCGTGGACCCCAACCCCCGTCTGAGCCTAGTGGAGGAGAGACGCCAGCAGAGACCCCTGCCGCCGGATCCCATCACACATCCTGACGTTATCCTCAGAGCGGGTGCTGG AGCAAATAGAAGAAATGCCAGGAAGAGGGAAGCAGCTATTCTGAGTCCCAACACAATTGGCAAAATG TCTTTCGAACTGGACGCGGACACCGGCGAGGTCAACGCCGAAGTGGGCGAGCTCAAGAAACTTCTGGAATGGGAATTGAGTCTGGACGCCGGGGACCTCCGTTCCCACGCCTGGTACCACGGCACCATTCCCAGAGTTCGCGCCGAGGAGGTCGTCGTCAAGGAGGGAGAGTTCCTCATCAG GGACTGCATCTCTCAGCCGGGCGACTATGTCCTAACTTGCCACTGGTCTGCGCAGACTCTTCATTTCGTCATACAGAAG ACGGTGGTTCAACCCAACACAGTATACGAGAGGATTCAGTATCAGCTGGAGGATGATGCTTACGACACCATCCCCGACCTGGTCAGGGCTTATGTGGGAGGCAAGCGACCCATCACCATCTCCTCCGGTGCCCGAATATCAACCCCAGTCAATCGAACGGCTCCTCTCAGTTTTTATGCCTCGAAGTACGCCCTTCAGACAGCTCACACGTTCTCCCATGGCACGTTGACGAGACCCATCAACAGGTCGTCTGAACCGACACCAAG AATAACTGGGGGCACTTTACGTCACCAGCATTCCTACAGCGGACCCATAGGCGTTGGGTGCACAATCGTGAGGAGTCCAGCACACTCCCCACCAAGAATGCGAAGAGATACTGCTCCCATTTTGCCCATCAAAACTAGGAACAACAGTACCTCCAGGCCTTCTGATGAAATTTCTGAGGGTGGCACAG GTGCCTTGAGGGATGAAGAACGAAGTTGTAGCAACGATGGCGTCATAGGCCCACGTCCAGTAGTAGAGCAGAACAAGTTCACTTCGCAGTCGCTCCCAAGAAAGATGACCACAAAATCTTTCTCTGTAGCAACAGAGCATTTTGCAAACATGCCTTCTGATCCTAATGTTAGCTTGAGAGTAGATCTCACTCCCACAGATAAGGTAATTGATGATGAAGTAGTACCGCAGGCCCCTCCACCAAAGCCCTCCAGAGTCCCATCCTTCAAGGTGAAGCCAAAAAAACTGCCACAGGCCAACATACCCCCATCAGCCATATCAGAAAGGATTTACGCTGAAATTGAAGAGACGGAAGAAGATGacaaaaaagaatgcaaaaagcAATGCGTTGAAGATCTTGTTACTCCCACGGAAAGTGGAGACTTGGAAAACAATGGCAAAAGTTTTGATAGTGGGACACTCACTGCAGATACAGCATCAAACCCAAGGCACTCACGTTTGTCTGAAATGTACCAGCCCTCTGGATCTGATTCTGGGAACGGCTCTGGAGATTCTGTACAGACTTCTGCAAGTGACACTAGAAA TCGCGACAGTCAAGCCTCTTTTGGCGACACTGGTAGTGTTCATCTAGAGGAGGATTCCGTAGTCGACGAGGAACCGGTATTGTTCACAATGCCGGAAATGAATGCGACAACTGCATTTGACCTTGAAAATTTCAGCACCCTTCTCCTTAGTTCCATTGAGAACAAACCACTCGATGGTACAGCGCTGAATGGTGTTAAGAATACCcttttagaaagtggttcaag AGTTTTAGCAGCTCACCTAACAAGGGCTGATCTTGAATTGCTGAATGGAACTGGTGAATGTGACTTAGGTCTTGGGGTTACATCTGGTATTGAACTAGTCACTCTTCCCCATGGGGCTCAGTTAAGGACAGACCTAATTGAAAG AACGGAATGTTTAAAGTTACTTGTAGCAGTAACAATCCTCATGAGCCCAGATCTAAACGAGCGAGCAGAAATTATTCATCGTTGGATACAGATGGCTATCGACACAAAAACCGCAATGGGCAACTTGTATGGTTTCACAGGTCTGATGCTTGGCCTATGCATGCCGGAG ATTCAGCGGCTGACTAACACATGGCACACAGTAAGGCAGAAGTACACTGATTCAGCATTTAATTTCGAGTCAAAACTACGGTCAACACTGAAGGCAATGAATGAGTGCACCAACCCTCAGGCTCCTAATACAACCATCCCACATCTTCTCCCATTCATGCTTTTGTGTGAGAGAAACTTAGATGACATCTATTCAATGCACAAACat GCATCATCAATATTGCAGTGGGAGAGTACAGCTGCGGATTATGGTTTGCAGATGCTCTTCACCCATCTCCAAGAAGCAAGGGCCATAACGCAAAATTTACCTCTGTATCGTCGGAACGCAGATCACATTCTCTCGGATTCAAATATTCTAGATGACCTCACTCTTGACATGTTCCGAAGCGAGTTTCATCTCAAGTTTTTGTGGGGGAGCAAAGGTGCTACTGTCGACAGCGAAGAACGCCATGCAAAATTCCAGCGTGTGATCAGCACTCTGTCGGAGAGGTGTGAGCCACCACCTGGAGTTTCTTAA